A stretch of Mastomys coucha isolate ucsf_1 unplaced genomic scaffold, UCSF_Mcou_1 pScaffold3, whole genome shotgun sequence DNA encodes these proteins:
- the Cmtr1 gene encoding cap-specific mRNA (nucleoside-2'-O-)-methyltransferase 1 isoform X5 produces the protein MGEPDPSVSGQLGARRSWCLRRLGMDCEWLQLEAGSEVTIGRGFSVTYQLISKVCPLMISRNHCVLKQNPEGQWTIMDNKSLNGVWLNRERLVPLQGYCIRKGDHIQLGVPLENETAEYEYEVIEEDWESLAPCLAPKNDQTTEKHKGLRTKRKSSLDGLETLPAQGPSNLRCPLPKVSSKAMEPEKLHGKGEAASQPLGCLCPALTSLEASERTAGPHACSALPKVLELYPKRQKACSPSASQSSLELFKVTMSRMVKLKRQVQEKQIAVLNVRRQTRKGSSKKIVRMEKELRDLQSQLYAEQAQQQARVEELEKTFQEEGPYLQDLEKERGECDLKQQLVQALQEHRALMEELNRSKKDFEKIIQAKNKELERTKEEKDKVEAQKDEVLSHMNDVLENELQCIICSEYFIEAVTLNCAHSFCSFCISEWMKRKVECPICRKNIESRTNSLVLDNCISKMVDNLSSDVKERRSVLIRERRGLWRTGRSGKDGRGCEQVKHGAFTLLSFSSKQRDCHEGHVPRTCERL, from the exons ATGGGCGAGCCCGACCCCTCGGTCTCGGGGCAGCTCGGGGCCCGCCGGAGCTGGTGCTTGCGGCGGCTGGGGATGGACTGCGAGTGGCTGCAGCTGGAGGCTGGGAGCGAG GTGACCATAGGACGGGGATTTAGTGTCACATACCAACTGATATCAAAGGTATGCCCTCTGATGATTTCTCGAAACCACTGCGTTCTGAAGCAGAATCCTGAGGGACAGTGGACGATTATGGACAATAAG agTCTGAATGGTGTTTGGCTGAACAGAGAACGTCTGGTACCGCTACAGGGTTATTGCATCCGTAAGGGAGACCATATCCAACTCGGAGTGCCACTGGAAAACGAGACCGCGGAGTATGAGTATGAAGTTATTGAAGAAGACTGGGAGAGTCTGGCTCCCTGCCTTGCCCCCAAGAATGACCAGACAACGGAAAAACATAAAGGCTTGAGAACTAAGAGGAAATCCAGTTTGGATGGGTTAGAGACCCTTCCAGCCCAGGGCCCCTCCAATCTCAGATGCCCACTGCCTAAAGTCTCCAGTAAAGCCATGGAGCCAGAGAAGTTACATGGCAAAGGTGAAGCAGCAAGCCAGCCCTTGGGATGTCTGTGTCCTGCGTTGACCTCTCTCGAGGCGAGTGAGAGGACCGCCGGGCCTCATGCTTGctctgctctcccaaaggtcctggaACTCTACCCTAAGAGGCAGAAGGCCTGCAGCCCATCGGCATCTCAGAGCAGCTTAGAGCTGTTTAAGGTGACCATGTCCAGGATGGTGAAGCTGAAAAGGCAGGTGCAGGAGAAGCAGATAGCTGTCCTGAACGTCAGGAGGCAGACCCGGAAGGGCAGCTCAAAGAAAATCGTgaggatggagaaggagctgCGAGATCTACAGTCTCAGCTGTATGCAGAGCAGGCTCAGCAGCAAGCAAGAGTAGAGGAGCTGGAGAAGACTTTCCAGGAAGAGGGACCTTACCTCCAG gatttggagaaagagcgAGGAGAGTGCGACCTGAAGCAACAGCTGGTGCAGGCTCTGCAGGAG CATCGGGCTCTAATGGAGGAACTGAACCGCAGCAAGAAGGACTTTGAGAAAATCATTCAAGCCAAGAACAAAGAATTGGAGCGGACCAAG GAGGAAAAGGACAAGGTGGAAGCGCAGAAGGACGAGGTCCTCAGCCACATGAACGACGTGCTGGAGAACGAGCTCCAGTGCATTATCTGCTCAGAGTACTTCATCGAG GCTGTCACCCTGAACTGTGCCCACAGCTTCTGCTCCTTCTGTATCAGTGAATGGATGAAGCGGAAAGTAGAGTGTCCCATTTGTCGGAAGAACATTGAGTCCAGAACCAACTCCCTGGTTCTGGACAACTGCATCAGTAAGATGGTGGATAACCTAAGCTCAGACGTGAAGGAGAGAAGAAGTGTGCTTATTAGGGAGCGGAGAG GGCTCTGGAGAACAGGCAGAAGTGGCAAAGATGGACGGGGATGTGAGCAAGTGAAGCACGGAGCCTTCACACTTCTATCTTTCTCTTCAAAGCAAAGAGACTGTCATGAAGGTCATGTTCCAAGGACGTGTGAGAGACTCTAG
- the Cmtr1 gene encoding cap-specific mRNA (nucleoside-2'-O-)-methyltransferase 1 isoform X6 gives MGEPDPSVSGQLGARRSWCLRRLGMDCEWLQLEAGSEVTIGRGFSVTYQLISKVCPLMISRNHCVLKQNPEGQWTIMDNKSLNGVWLNRERLVPLQGYCIRKGDHIQLGVPLENETAEYEYEVIEEDWESLAPCLAPKNDQTTEKHKGLRTKRKSSLDGLETLPAQGPSNLRCPLPKVSSKAMEPEKLHGKGEAASQPLGCLCPALTSLEASERTAGPHACSALPKVLELYPKRQKACSPSASQSSLELFKVTMSRMVKLKRQVQEKQIAVLNVRRQTRKGSSKKIVRMEKELRDLQSQLYAEQAQQQARVEELEKTFQEEGPYLQDLEKERGECDLKQQLVQALQEHRALMEELNRSKKDFEKIIQAKNKELERTKEEKDKVEAQKDEVLSHMNDVLENELQCIICSEYFIEAVTLNCAHSFCSFCISEWMKRKVECPICRKNIESRTNSLVLDNCISKMVDNLSSDVKERRSVLIRERRAKRLS, from the exons ATGGGCGAGCCCGACCCCTCGGTCTCGGGGCAGCTCGGGGCCCGCCGGAGCTGGTGCTTGCGGCGGCTGGGGATGGACTGCGAGTGGCTGCAGCTGGAGGCTGGGAGCGAG GTGACCATAGGACGGGGATTTAGTGTCACATACCAACTGATATCAAAGGTATGCCCTCTGATGATTTCTCGAAACCACTGCGTTCTGAAGCAGAATCCTGAGGGACAGTGGACGATTATGGACAATAAG agTCTGAATGGTGTTTGGCTGAACAGAGAACGTCTGGTACCGCTACAGGGTTATTGCATCCGTAAGGGAGACCATATCCAACTCGGAGTGCCACTGGAAAACGAGACCGCGGAGTATGAGTATGAAGTTATTGAAGAAGACTGGGAGAGTCTGGCTCCCTGCCTTGCCCCCAAGAATGACCAGACAACGGAAAAACATAAAGGCTTGAGAACTAAGAGGAAATCCAGTTTGGATGGGTTAGAGACCCTTCCAGCCCAGGGCCCCTCCAATCTCAGATGCCCACTGCCTAAAGTCTCCAGTAAAGCCATGGAGCCAGAGAAGTTACATGGCAAAGGTGAAGCAGCAAGCCAGCCCTTGGGATGTCTGTGTCCTGCGTTGACCTCTCTCGAGGCGAGTGAGAGGACCGCCGGGCCTCATGCTTGctctgctctcccaaaggtcctggaACTCTACCCTAAGAGGCAGAAGGCCTGCAGCCCATCGGCATCTCAGAGCAGCTTAGAGCTGTTTAAGGTGACCATGTCCAGGATGGTGAAGCTGAAAAGGCAGGTGCAGGAGAAGCAGATAGCTGTCCTGAACGTCAGGAGGCAGACCCGGAAGGGCAGCTCAAAGAAAATCGTgaggatggagaaggagctgCGAGATCTACAGTCTCAGCTGTATGCAGAGCAGGCTCAGCAGCAAGCAAGAGTAGAGGAGCTGGAGAAGACTTTCCAGGAAGAGGGACCTTACCTCCAG gatttggagaaagagcgAGGAGAGTGCGACCTGAAGCAACAGCTGGTGCAGGCTCTGCAGGAG CATCGGGCTCTAATGGAGGAACTGAACCGCAGCAAGAAGGACTTTGAGAAAATCATTCAAGCCAAGAACAAAGAATTGGAGCGGACCAAG GAGGAAAAGGACAAGGTGGAAGCGCAGAAGGACGAGGTCCTCAGCCACATGAACGACGTGCTGGAGAACGAGCTCCAGTGCATTATCTGCTCAGAGTACTTCATCGAG GCTGTCACCCTGAACTGTGCCCACAGCTTCTGCTCCTTCTGTATCAGTGAATGGATGAAGCGGAAAGTAGAGTGTCCCATTTGTCGGAAGAACATTGAGTCCAGAACCAACTCCCTGGTTCTGGACAACTGCATCAGTAAGATGGTGGATAACCTAAGCTCAGACGTGAAGGAGAGAAGAAGTGTGCTTATTAGGGAGCGGAGAG CAAAGAGACTGTCATGA